One Carassius auratus strain Wakin chromosome 4, ASM336829v1, whole genome shotgun sequence DNA segment encodes these proteins:
- the LOC113066907 gene encoding gastrula zinc finger protein XlCGF7.1-like, translated as MALIKEESEDIKIEETSRVKQEDTEEQTDLMVLKEEVQDLNEMEEKDLHEKHHVFITREKSCSFSQTEHTFSQKRAQKSRSRTCQQCGKSLNKKDSIIAHMRIHTGEKPYSCQQCGKSFPQKYNLRIHMRIHTGEKPYTCQQCGKSFSRKEGLMIHMRIHTGEKPFVCGQCGKSFPHKTTLHAHIRLHTGEKPYSCPLCGKTMNHKGHLRTHIRVHTGERPFTCDQCGKCFVRKEGLTRHMEIHSRESSFICPQCGSTFTDRKHFKRHVKTHIVHEPLKCHHCGKTFTKKARLKTHENSHLDRNL; from the coding sequence ACCTGATGGTGCTGAAAGAAGAGGTTCAAGATCTGAATGAGATGGAAGAGAAAGATCTGCATGAAAAACATCATGTTTTCATAACTAGAGAAAAATCTTGTAGTTTTTCACAGACTGAACATACATTCTCTCAAAAAAGAGCTCAGAAGTCTAGATCTAGAACCTGCCAACAATGTGGAAAGAGTCTGAACAAAAAGGACAGCATTATAGCTcatatgagaattcacactggagagaagccttactcctgccaacagtgtggaaagagtttcccacaaaaatataatcttaggattcacatgagaattcacactggagagaagccttacacatgccaacagtgtggaaagagtttctcaCGAAAAGAAGGTCTTATgattcacatgagaattcacactggagagaagccatttGTGTGcggtcagtgtggaaagagtttccctCATAAAACAACTTTGCATGCTCACATAAggcttcacactggagagaagccttacagcTGCCCACTGTGTGGAAAAACTATGAACCACAAAGGACATCTTAGAACTCACAtcagagttcacactggagagaggcctttcacatgtgatcagtgtggaaaatgTTTTGTACGCAAGGAAGGCCTAACTAGGCACATGGAGATTCATTCAAGAGAGAGCAGTTTTatatgccctcagtgtggaagtACATTCACAGACAGGAAACACTTTAAGCGCCACGTAAAAACTCACATCGTACATGAGCCTTTAAAGTGTCATCACTGTGGAAAGACTTTCACAAAAAAAGCACGCCTCAAGACTCATGAGAATTCACACCTGGATAGAAACCTTTAA